The following are from one region of the candidate division WOR-3 bacterium genome:
- a CDS encoding CapA family protein produces the protein MQMITLFLATGLLFGDTLKIIAVGDIMMGTTYPAVRLPPYDGANIFVNVREVLQEGDLTMGNLEGPLTEQGECTKKITEGKVYAFRTPTRYARYLLEAGFDFMNLKNNHINDFGTEGLTSTIESLHANGIQYGLDDKNGLFVVKNKKICIISFSQADWGNSILDIPRAQKIVAQRAQEFDIVIVSFHGGGEGIDFLHTRDTMEYFLGSPRGNVVRFARAVIDSGADLVWGHGPHVPRALEVYKDRLIAYSLGNFFTYGFNIEGVRGYAPILKVFLDSCGIFIAGEIISAIQKPGGILELDSLQRAFKLIKNLSQEDFPNTAPYFTDEGRIYNKNFLPLDK, from the coding sequence ATGCAGATGATAACCCTTTTTTTGGCTACTGGATTGCTCTTCGGGGATACATTAAAGATAATCGCCGTAGGTGATATCATGATGGGCACGACATATCCAGCAGTCCGATTGCCGCCATATGATGGGGCGAATATCTTTGTAAATGTGAGGGAGGTTTTACAGGAAGGTGATTTAACCATGGGCAATCTTGAAGGACCCCTCACCGAGCAGGGAGAATGCACAAAAAAAATAACTGAAGGGAAGGTATATGCATTCAGAACCCCTACACGCTATGCCCGATATCTTTTGGAAGCTGGATTTGATTTTATGAATCTAAAAAATAATCATATCAACGATTTCGGAACCGAAGGCCTTACTTCTACAATTGAGTCTTTACATGCTAATGGAATTCAGTATGGACTGGATGATAAGAACGGTTTATTTGTGGTCAAAAATAAAAAAATCTGTATTATTTCTTTCTCTCAGGCTGACTGGGGTAATTCAATACTTGATATTCCACGGGCTCAAAAGATTGTAGCACAAAGGGCCCAGGAGTTTGATATTGTGATTGTTTCGTTCCATGGAGGTGGTGAAGGGATAGATTTTCTCCATACCCGTGACACAATGGAATATTTTCTGGGTTCACCCCGTGGGAATGTGGTAAGATTTGCGCGGGCAGTGATTGATAGTGGGGCGGATCTGGTCTGGGGACATGGTCCGCATGTTCCGCGGGCACTGGAAGTGTATAAAGACCGTTTGATTGCTTACAGCCTGGGTAATTTTTTCACCTATGGATTTAATATTGAGGGCGTGCGTGGTTATGCACCAATCCTTAAAGTTTTTCTTGATTCGTGCGGTATCTTTATCGCTGGCGAGATAATTTCGGCAATACAAAAGCCCGGTGGAATTTTGGAATTGGATTCATTACAGCGTGCCTTTAAGTTGATAAAAAACCTCAGCCAGGAAGATTTTCCCAATACTGCCCCCTACTTTACCGATGAGGGCAGGATTTACAATAAAAATTTTTTGCCTCTTGACAAATGA
- a CDS encoding S41 family peptidase, with amino-acid sequence MDGYYRFPSINKDLIVFVCEDDLWLVSTKGGVAVRLTSNLGRITHCSISPDGEYVAFTGREEGNSEVYCLALKGGPARRLTFLGANTIVRGWTRDGKRIVFVSDTGQWYPGLMYVYTVDKDKDIPQMIPVGPARTISFGPQKGVVIGRNTADPARWKRYRGGTVGEIWIDPEEQGNFRKLLKIKGNLADPMWINDRIYFISDHEGIGNIYSCNLQGRDLKKHTHHSDFYVRNAQTDGKNIVYHAGGDIYVLYPAEERVEKVRIDFRSPRVQTQRKYVDASKYLEDYGIHPEGKALTVTARGKVFSFANWSGPVLQHGQMMGARYRLGRYLFDGKRVIVVTDEKGEDTLQIYDTENDKSTSLPVLDIGRPIELEPSPKASLVALTNHRNELILVNLKTKKRMILDKSKYRRISGITWSADGRWLAYSYADSERTTCIKLADVQKKKTYFATRSVLYDFAPSFDPDGKYLYFLSARIFDPVYDTVQFELSFPAHIKPYLILLRKDLPDPFKYSKPAPAPLDASSSVPPSGKKKISQKIKIDIDGITERILPLPVNHGLYKQIWGIKDRVLYTLFPMKGGKAAWFSTELPADGTLSFYDFKEQKEGVIISGVTDFKVAQNNEIIVYRSKDRLRVIKPVEKIEQKLEKEPPGIKSGYIDLARIKLLVEPKLEWQQMYRDAWRLQRDHFWTKDMSGVDWKKVYKKYLPLLERIGTRSEFSDLIWEMQGELGTSHAYEFGGDYREEPKYTQGFLGADIVYDEKRKAYRFIRIIKGDPWDPNASSPLLAPGLNIKEGDLLLEINGIRLNKKIQPGELLVNRGKAEITITVARSDGKNIRRVSVKALADEAPARYREWVERNRELVHRLSNDQIGYVHIPDMGPWGYGEFHRYFLSEIKYTGLIVDVRFNRGGHVSQLLLERLRRQRIGYDITRWSTPEPYPSESVLGPIVAITNEYAGSDGDIFSHGFKLYKIGPLIGKRTWGGVIGISPYYRLSDGGLTTQPEYSFWFFDVGWGVENYGTEPDIEVDITPQDYIKGRDTQLLAAIRECLKLIRETKPRIPRFGKKPVLKLPW; translated from the coding sequence ATGGACGGCTATTATCGTTTTCCCAGTATCAATAAAGATTTGATAGTTTTTGTCTGTGAGGATGACTTGTGGTTGGTATCAACAAAAGGTGGAGTTGCGGTTCGGTTGACTTCTAACCTGGGAAGGATTACACATTGTAGTATTTCACCCGACGGAGAATATGTTGCTTTCACAGGTCGGGAAGAGGGAAACAGTGAGGTCTATTGTCTTGCGCTGAAAGGTGGACCGGCAAGAAGGCTTACTTTTCTCGGTGCCAATACGATCGTTAGAGGCTGGACCCGCGATGGCAAAAGGATTGTCTTTGTGAGTGATACGGGTCAGTGGTATCCGGGTTTGATGTATGTATACACCGTGGACAAAGATAAGGATATTCCGCAAATGATACCGGTTGGACCGGCACGCACAATCTCCTTTGGACCACAAAAGGGCGTGGTGATTGGAAGGAATACCGCGGATCCGGCACGCTGGAAACGTTACCGCGGCGGCACAGTAGGCGAGATATGGATTGATCCTGAGGAGCAGGGCAATTTTAGAAAACTACTAAAGATAAAAGGCAATCTTGCTGATCCCATGTGGATAAATGACCGAATATACTTCATCTCGGACCACGAAGGAATTGGAAATATCTATTCCTGTAACCTTCAGGGTAGGGATTTAAAGAAACACACCCATCATTCAGATTTTTATGTCCGCAATGCCCAGACCGATGGCAAAAATATTGTCTATCATGCCGGAGGTGATATCTATGTTTTATACCCTGCGGAAGAACGGGTTGAGAAGGTGAGGATTGATTTTCGCAGCCCCCGGGTTCAAACCCAGCGCAAATATGTCGATGCCAGCAAATATCTTGAAGATTATGGGATACATCCCGAAGGCAAAGCCCTAACCGTTACCGCCCGGGGCAAGGTTTTTTCATTCGCGAATTGGTCGGGTCCGGTTCTCCAGCATGGTCAGATGATGGGTGCCCGTTATCGTTTGGGCCGCTATCTCTTTGATGGGAAAAGAGTTATCGTCGTCACGGATGAAAAGGGCGAGGATACGCTCCAGATATATGATACAGAAAATGATAAAAGTACTTCATTGCCAGTGCTCGATATCGGTAGACCCATAGAGCTTGAACCTTCACCTAAGGCATCATTGGTGGCCCTGACCAACCACCGTAATGAATTAATTCTTGTGAATTTAAAAACAAAAAAACGGATGATTCTTGACAAGAGTAAATATCGCCGGATAAGTGGTATTACCTGGTCCGCGGATGGAAGATGGCTTGCTTACAGTTATGCGGATTCGGAAAGGACCACCTGTATTAAACTGGCAGATGTCCAGAAAAAGAAGACATATTTTGCAACAAGAAGTGTTTTATACGATTTTGCTCCGAGTTTTGATCCGGATGGTAAATATCTTTACTTTTTATCTGCCCGGATCTTTGACCCGGTCTATGATACAGTGCAATTTGAACTTTCTTTTCCGGCACATATCAAACCCTATTTGATTTTACTCCGCAAAGACCTGCCTGATCCATTTAAATATTCCAAACCTGCCCCAGCACCGCTGGATGCCAGTAGTTCTGTTCCCCCTTCAGGAAAAAAGAAAATTTCCCAAAAGATAAAAATTGATATTGATGGGATCACGGAAAGGATATTGCCCTTGCCGGTCAATCATGGTTTGTATAAACAAATCTGGGGAATAAAAGACAGAGTTCTTTATACACTCTTTCCGATGAAGGGTGGAAAAGCCGCCTGGTTTTCAACTGAACTACCTGCGGATGGCACACTCTCATTTTACGATTTTAAAGAGCAAAAGGAAGGTGTGATTATAAGCGGGGTCACCGATTTCAAGGTTGCCCAAAACAATGAGATTATTGTCTATCGAAGCAAAGATCGTTTGCGGGTCATAAAACCGGTTGAGAAGATTGAACAGAAACTTGAAAAAGAACCCCCCGGAATAAAAAGTGGCTATATCGATCTTGCACGGATAAAACTCCTTGTCGAACCCAAATTAGAATGGCAGCAGATGTATCGCGATGCCTGGCGGCTCCAGCGCGACCATTTCTGGACCAAGGATATGTCGGGCGTGGACTGGAAAAAGGTATATAAGAAATATCTACCCCTCTTGGAGCGAATCGGAACCCGGAGCGAATTCTCCGATTTGATCTGGGAGATGCAGGGAGAACTGGGGACTTCCCATGCCTATGAATTCGGTGGTGATTACCGGGAAGAGCCGAAATATACCCAGGGTTTTTTGGGTGCGGATATCGTTTATGACGAAAAGAGGAAAGCATACCGATTCATCAGGATCATCAAAGGTGACCCTTGGGATCCTAATGCTTCTTCACCACTTTTGGCTCCAGGACTGAATATCAAAGAAGGGGACCTCCTACTTGAGATCAACGGTATCCGTTTGAATAAAAAGATCCAGCCTGGCGAACTACTCGTCAATCGCGGCAAAGCCGAGATCACCATCACCGTTGCCCGCTCCGATGGCAAAAATATCCGGAGGGTCTCGGTAAAAGCCCTGGCTGATGAAGCTCCGGCCCGGTACCGGGAATGGGTGGAGAGGAATCGCGAATTGGTCCATCGTTTGAGCAATGACCAGATTGGTTATGTCCATATTCCGGATATGGGTCCCTGGGGTTATGGGGAATTCCATCGCTATTTTTTGAGCGAGATAAAATATACCGGTCTTATCGTTGATGTCCGTTTTAACCGGGGTGGACATGTTTCCCAGCTTCTCTTGGAACGTCTCCGCCGGCAAAGGATTGGTTATGATATTACCCGTTGGAGCACTCCCGAACCCTATCCCTCGGAATCCGTCCTCGGTCCTATCGTCGCAATAACAAATGAATATGCGGGGTCAGATGGGGATATCTTCAGCCATGGCTTCAAATTGTATAAGATTGGACCTTTGATCGGGAAGAGGACTTGGGGTGGGGTGATCGGCATCTCTCCCTACTACCGTCTTTCCGATGGTGGTCTTACTACCCAACCTGAATACTCATTCTGGTTTTTTGATGTGGGCTGGGGCGTGGAGAATTACGGAACAGAACCGGATATTGAAGTGGATATAACACCTCAGGATTATATAAAAGGTCGTGATACCCAGCTGCTTGCTGCCATTCGTGAATGTTTAAAACTGATTAGAGAGACAAAACCACGCATACCCCGCTTCGGGAAAAAACCGGTCTTAAAATTGCCCTGGTAA
- the asnA gene encoding aspartate--ammonia ligase, whose product MPRKAKAKTTKKLKKTGKEADLAGPGVSTYEEVEKVLPNDYEPLLPPLERMRALFAVKEYIEKNLCKELNLTMVQVPLIVTKESGVNDYLDRDGSRTPIEFKCGLGLKKPIEAQIVQAATKWKRMALAQFGCKPGEGILTDMRAVRKDYFMDHDHSCYVDQWDWEKVITPEQRNLDYLKETVRKIWKVIYGAAKFAQENWPQLRTSKYMDFPEEIKFLHAEDILDMYPNLPRKQRETMILQKYPAIFIIGIGWTLKDGYPHEMRAADYDDWVTETVSEDGRPMHGLNGDILVWNPVTRRRHELSSMGIRVTKETLKKQLEITGQLHFLKFPYHQAILNDKIPLSIGGGIGQSRTYMYILRTAHLGEVSVSVWPKELKEICEKRNIYVLE is encoded by the coding sequence ATGCCCAGAAAAGCCAAAGCTAAAACCACTAAGAAATTAAAGAAAACTGGAAAAGAAGCCGATCTTGCCGGTCCGGGTGTGAGTACTTATGAAGAAGTTGAAAAAGTCCTTCCTAATGATTATGAACCCCTACTTCCGCCCTTGGAAAGGATGCGAGCATTATTTGCGGTGAAGGAGTATATTGAGAAGAATCTCTGCAAAGAATTGAATCTGACAATGGTCCAGGTTCCGCTGATTGTGACCAAGGAAAGCGGGGTGAATGATTATCTGGATCGTGACGGCTCCCGGACACCGATTGAATTTAAGTGTGGACTCGGTTTAAAAAAACCGATTGAAGCCCAGATTGTCCAGGCTGCAACCAAATGGAAGAGGATGGCGCTGGCACAGTTTGGGTGTAAGCCTGGCGAGGGCATCCTCACCGATATGCGCGCGGTAAGAAAAGATTATTTTATGGACCATGACCATTCCTGCTATGTCGACCAGTGGGACTGGGAAAAGGTGATCACTCCGGAACAAAGGAATTTAGATTATCTGAAAGAAACCGTGCGTAAGATCTGGAAGGTAATTTATGGAGCGGCGAAATTTGCCCAGGAAAACTGGCCCCAGTTGCGGACCTCTAAGTATATGGATTTTCCCGAGGAAATAAAATTTTTACATGCGGAAGATATCCTGGATATGTATCCGAATTTACCGCGCAAACAGCGGGAGACGATGATTTTACAAAAATATCCGGCAATCTTTATCATCGGTATCGGCTGGACCTTAAAAGATGGCTATCCCCATGAAATGCGGGCCGCGGATTACGATGACTGGGTGACTGAGACTGTTTCCGAAGACGGTCGGCCGATGCATGGTTTAAATGGGGATATCCTTGTCTGGAATCCGGTTACCCGCCGGCGGCATGAATTGAGCTCGATGGGTATCCGGGTGACCAAAGAGACCCTTAAAAAACAACTCGAGATCACCGGGCAACTCCACTTCTTAAAATTCCCCTATCATCAGGCGATACTCAACGATAAAATCCCTTTAAGCATCGGTGGTGGAATCGGACAATCCCGCACCTATATGTATATTCTGCGCACTGCGCATCTTGGTGAGGTGAGTGTCTCGGTCTGGCCCAAGGAACTAAAAGAGATCTGCGAGAAGCGGAATATCTACGTCCTTGAATAA
- a CDS encoding acetyl ornithine aminotransferase family protein — protein sequence MKKPRIITELPGPRAREFLRRDAKYISPSYTRAYPAVIEKGSGVWVTDVDGNEFLDFSSGIAVLATGHCHPEVVKTIQNQAEKLIHMSGTDFYYPYQIDLAEKLAEIVPGGKNKKVFFGNSGAEAVECAMKLARYHTRRPRYIAFTGAFHGRTFGALSLTSSKAGQRRFFGPLLPDVTHVPYAYCFRCPFNLSYPTCNLECVKYIEEVVFRKIAPPEEVAAIFVEPIQGEGGYVVPPDGFLPALRKLCNEYDIILVDDEVQTGMGRTGKMFAIEHYNTKADMYCIAKGIASGLPLGVCVANSSLMDWPPGAHASTFGGNPVSCAAALKTIELLENGLIENAAKLGALALERLNEWKEFYDFIGDVRGKGLMLGIELVSDKKTKTPVKDKRDGVVYEAFKQGLLILGAGETTLRIIPPLIITEEELQTGLDILEKAIKKVFKV from the coding sequence ATGAAGAAACCAAGAATAATTACTGAGCTACCTGGACCACGGGCACGGGAATTTTTGAGGCGGGATGCCAAATATATCTCTCCCTCATATACCCGTGCTTATCCAGCGGTGATAGAAAAGGGTAGCGGGGTCTGGGTCACTGATGTCGATGGGAATGAATTCTTAGACTTCTCTTCGGGAATTGCTGTTCTTGCTACTGGCCATTGTCATCCAGAAGTAGTGAAGACAATTCAAAACCAGGCAGAAAAACTAATTCATATGTCCGGAACCGATTTTTATTATCCCTATCAGATAGACCTCGCCGAAAAACTGGCGGAGATAGTACCTGGCGGCAAAAATAAAAAAGTATTCTTTGGGAATTCAGGTGCTGAGGCGGTTGAGTGTGCGATGAAACTCGCCCGTTATCACACCCGGCGCCCCCGTTATATTGCCTTCACTGGTGCCTTTCATGGCCGCACATTCGGTGCCCTATCCCTCACCTCTTCAAAAGCTGGACAGCGCCGATTCTTCGGTCCTTTATTACCCGATGTAACACATGTTCCTTATGCCTACTGTTTCCGCTGTCCTTTCAACCTTTCTTATCCAACCTGCAATCTTGAGTGCGTCAAATACATAGAAGAGGTGGTCTTCAGAAAGATTGCGCCCCCTGAAGAAGTCGCAGCAATATTCGTTGAACCGATTCAGGGCGAAGGCGGGTATGTAGTGCCTCCGGATGGTTTTTTACCGGCACTGAGGAAGTTGTGTAATGAGTATGATATCATCCTTGTGGATGATGAAGTCCAGACAGGCATGGGACGAACTGGTAAAATGTTTGCGATAGAACATTATAACACCAAGGCAGATATGTATTGTATTGCCAAGGGCATCGCCTCAGGATTACCCCTTGGTGTCTGCGTTGCCAACAGCAGTCTTATGGATTGGCCACCCGGTGCCCATGCCTCAACATTCGGTGGTAATCCTGTCTCCTGTGCTGCTGCCCTGAAAACGATTGAACTGTTGGAAAATGGCTTGATTGAAAATGCCGCGAAACTTGGTGCACTTGCCCTTGAAAGATTGAATGAATGGAAGGAATTCTATGATTTTATCGGCGATGTCCGTGGAAAAGGATTGATGCTGGGCATAGAATTGGTCTCCGATAAAAAGACCAAAACGCCGGTAAAGGATAAAAGGGATGGGGTTGTGTATGAAGCATTCAAACAGGGGCTTTTGATCTTAGGTGCTGGCGAGACAACCCTCCGCATTATCCCACCTTTGATCATAACCGAAGAAGAACTCCAAACCGGGCTGGATATTCTGGAAAAGGCAATTAAAAAAGTATTCAAGGTTTAA
- the rpoN gene encoding RNA polymerase factor sigma-54 has protein sequence MNKKGSGLYHGLELSPGLIHTLTYYLKLLEMPNIELEALIRQELDTNPLLEEVEEELETDLEEGANARSTQEENFELLDFYAREDIMPADEPTEEQLDLFENTPAQNDKLYDHLMRQAERKFTGRELEIAELLISNIEDDGYLTIAPEELTREGYTLEEIEKVRKEIQLFDPVGCAWRDVREPLLIQLKQLGYPPDSVEYILVRDYLKNLRSGNFRECLAALNIDENRLNQARSVIMKLDPKPGLQYSSADSPYVYPDFIVFWQDNDLGVRLNDENMPRIRIKREYLDKVNQNSEDAEFIKQKLKAAYNLIRAIEKRRVTLTKIIRALLEYQKDYFLKGEGFLKSITIVDFAKQLGVNPSTVSRAIANKYLESPRGIHKLKFFFSAPVGKTDKTFIFEKIKEVIQNEDKTAPLSDVQIAKKLSRMGITISRRTVTKYREMLHIPPHNLRRIEGN, from the coding sequence ATGAATAAAAAAGGTTCAGGTCTCTATCATGGTTTGGAATTAAGTCCGGGATTGATACATACGCTTACTTACTATTTAAAACTCTTAGAGATGCCCAATATTGAGTTAGAGGCATTAATCCGCCAGGAACTTGATACCAATCCTCTGCTTGAGGAGGTTGAAGAGGAATTGGAAACGGATTTGGAGGAAGGTGCAAATGCCCGGAGCACTCAGGAGGAAAATTTTGAGCTCCTTGATTTTTATGCGCGAGAAGATATCATGCCAGCAGACGAACCAACGGAAGAACAGCTGGATCTTTTTGAAAATACCCCGGCGCAGAATGACAAACTATATGACCATCTCATGCGCCAGGCAGAGCGGAAATTTACCGGTCGGGAACTCGAAATTGCGGAGTTGCTGATCTCCAATATCGAAGATGATGGTTATTTGACCATCGCTCCGGAAGAACTAACACGCGAGGGCTATACTCTGGAGGAGATTGAAAAAGTAAGAAAAGAAATACAACTCTTTGACCCAGTGGGATGTGCCTGGCGCGATGTCCGTGAACCACTTTTAATCCAGTTAAAACAACTCGGTTATCCACCGGATTCAGTAGAATACATCCTGGTGCGCGATTATTTAAAAAATCTGAGAAGCGGAAATTTCAGGGAATGTCTGGCAGCATTGAATATTGATGAAAACCGACTAAATCAGGCAAGATCGGTGATTATGAAACTTGATCCCAAGCCTGGTTTGCAGTATTCCTCAGCGGATTCACCCTATGTTTATCCTGATTTTATTGTTTTCTGGCAGGATAATGATTTGGGAGTCCGCTTGAATGATGAGAACATGCCGAGAATCAGGATTAAACGAGAATATCTGGATAAGGTAAATCAGAATAGTGAAGATGCGGAATTCATCAAACAGAAATTAAAAGCCGCGTACAATTTAATCCGGGCGATTGAAAAAAGAAGGGTAACTCTTACTAAGATCATCCGCGCCCTTTTAGAATATCAAAAAGATTATTTCCTCAAGGGTGAGGGCTTTCTTAAATCGATCACCATCGTTGATTTTGCCAAACAGCTGGGTGTTAACCCTTCCACGGTATCCCGTGCAATCGCCAATAAATATCTTGAATCTCCCCGTGGGATACATAAATTGAAATTTTTCTTCTCCGCGCCCGTTGGGAAGACCGATAAGACCTTTATCTTTGAAAAGATTAAAGAGGTAATCCAGAATGAAGATAAGACGGCACCTCTTTCTGATGTCCAGATTGCTAAAAAACTCAGTCGCATGGGCATCACCATCTCCCGACGCACGGTTACTAAATACCGGGAGATGCTCCATATTCCTCCGCATAATCTGCGCAGGATTGAGGGGAATTAA
- a CDS encoding YfhO family protein: MTKKSKTQPVTLNFFDAHWEKLTLLFLFLLPLIYFAPFLSPNRMIAGSDYLLDGYPFEKYALENGGFVFWYPMVFGGFPALGAPVGGQLAPLAWLKFLLPPQIAHCVTFIILFFIAGVGMYLYLKALNLSKYAATLGAFVYQWIGNLATTPEAGHTGRAASIAILGITLFFLHQALSTRKINYSILLAIAIAFAFYQGHFQITYYSLILFIGYVIHFLVTRRKELHKSDYLKIIAYGVFSIVLIFFLMAVIWLPVLGGMKAVARGLERGYEYAASWSLPPIEIFDLLVPNFSGGLENYWSKNPMKLHTEFFGVVILIFALSGLIFNWRKNYLKFFFITGLIALLYAFGSATFVHRLFYELVPGFKLMRAPGLAFYLVAFSTIVIGAFGFEEIIIKKNLDQKRFIISGIIILIAYLLISFLIAPAIAEAEAGIKINYFKRNLPSYYNQAFFTLVITILTITFGYLSIKKKIPAPTTTCIFVVLTLFHQLPIMIKYLPSGPAPEIYYQADEVVNFLKNDNSVFRVFPFQYGTRGEHDRDSYLLYHNIQSAGGYIANPIQRYQDLIGAGMSVMFNPQHLIQYPKFVDILNLKYIVAPNLPEDLSGYDQNSRRIILMIKGYLARFRPVYKGYQYTIYQNDSVLPRAVILFDYVVLPPENIIDYMKSPSFNPRELLILEDSLPYPHPPKIPAMVEAKIKKYSPNQIVIETDAPQPGFLLLIDNWHPDWQVMVDGKKEKLLRANYTFRAVYLPPGKHNVVFEYKSLPFIIGMIITVTTIAALLGFYVPFGLWRLAVEYRVKSVRPTPKSSLKNSQ, translated from the coding sequence ATGACAAAAAAGAGTAAAACGCAACCGGTAACCTTGAATTTCTTCGATGCCCACTGGGAAAAACTAACCCTGCTTTTTCTTTTTCTTCTTCCATTAATTTATTTCGCTCCATTTCTTTCACCAAACCGGATGATTGCGGGTTCGGATTATCTACTTGATGGTTATCCTTTTGAAAAGTATGCGCTGGAAAACGGTGGCTTTGTGTTCTGGTATCCCATGGTCTTTGGTGGTTTTCCAGCCCTCGGTGCACCGGTGGGTGGGCAGTTAGCACCCCTTGCCTGGTTAAAATTTCTCCTGCCACCTCAGATTGCTCATTGTGTAACATTCATCATCCTCTTTTTTATCGCGGGAGTTGGAATGTATCTCTACCTTAAAGCGCTCAATCTTTCAAAATACGCTGCCACATTGGGCGCCTTCGTATATCAATGGATCGGCAATCTTGCAACCACCCCTGAAGCCGGGCATACCGGCCGGGCCGCGAGCATCGCGATATTAGGCATAACCCTGTTCTTTCTCCATCAGGCTTTATCCACTCGGAAAATCAATTATTCTATTCTTCTCGCCATCGCCATCGCCTTTGCCTTTTATCAGGGACATTTCCAGATCACCTACTACAGTTTGATTTTGTTCATTGGCTATGTAATACACTTCCTTGTCACTCGACGCAAGGAATTACACAAAAGCGACTATCTCAAAATCATCGCCTACGGTGTTTTTTCAATCGTTCTCATTTTTTTCTTAATGGCGGTTATCTGGTTGCCGGTTTTGGGTGGAATGAAGGCTGTCGCCCGTGGCCTGGAGCGTGGTTATGAATATGCGGCGAGCTGGAGTCTACCGCCGATTGAAATATTCGACCTTCTGGTTCCCAACTTTTCCGGCGGCTTAGAAAACTACTGGAGTAAAAACCCTATGAAACTTCACACGGAATTTTTCGGGGTGGTAATATTGATATTTGCGTTATCGGGATTAATTTTCAATTGGAGAAAAAATTATCTTAAATTCTTTTTTATCACCGGTTTGATCGCTTTATTATATGCCTTTGGTAGTGCAACATTTGTTCATCGGTTATTCTACGAACTCGTCCCGGGCTTTAAATTGATGCGTGCACCCGGACTTGCCTTTTACCTTGTAGCATTCAGCACGATTGTAATCGGTGCTTTCGGTTTCGAAGAAATAATCATTAAAAAAAATCTTGATCAAAAACGTTTCATAATCAGCGGGATTATTATTCTTATCGCCTATCTGCTTATCTCATTTCTTATCGCTCCAGCAATCGCTGAAGCGGAAGCCGGGATAAAAATCAATTATTTCAAACGCAACCTCCCTTCCTATTATAATCAGGCATTCTTCACCCTGGTTATAACCATCTTAACCATCACCTTCGGTTACCTTTCCATAAAGAAAAAAATACCGGCGCCCACCACCACTTGCATATTTGTGGTGCTTACTTTATTCCATCAATTGCCGATCATGATAAAGTATCTGCCTTCCGGACCCGCACCCGAGATTTATTATCAGGCTGATGAAGTGGTAAATTTTTTGAAAAACGATAATTCGGTCTTTCGGGTCTTTCCTTTCCAGTATGGGACACGGGGTGAGCATGATCGTGATTCCTATCTATTATATCACAACATCCAGAGCGCCGGGGGTTATATTGCTAATCCAATTCAGCGCTATCAGGACTTAATCGGCGCAGGCATGAGTGTGATGTTCAATCCCCAGCATTTAATTCAATATCCGAAGTTTGTGGATATTTTAAATCTCAAATACATCGTTGCCCCGAATCTGCCCGAGGATCTCTCGGGATACGATCAAAACTCGCGGCGGATCATTCTTATGATAAAAGGTTATCTGGCGCGCTTCCGACCGGTATATAAAGGTTATCAATATACCATCTACCAGAATGATAGCGTTTTACCACGGGCGGTTATTCTTTTTGATTATGTAGTATTACCACCAGAAAATATCATTGATTACATGAAATCACCTTCCTTTAATCCCCGGGAATTACTAATCCTTGAAGACAGTCTCCCCTATCCACATCCCCCAAAAATACCGGCAATGGTAGAGGCGAAAATAAAAAAATATTCACCCAATCAGATAGTCATTGAAACCGATGCTCCCCAGCCCGGTTTTCTCTTATTGATTGATAACTGGCATCCAGACTGGCAAGTAATGGTGGATGGGAAAAAAGAAAAACTATTACGTGCCAATTATACATTCCGGGCGGTTTATCTCCCACCGGGTAAACATAATGTCGTCTTTGAGTACAAATCCCTTCCATTTATTATTGGAATGATAATCACGGTCACCACAATTGCAGCATTGTTAGGATTTTATGTCCCTTTCGGACTCTGGCGCCTGGCGGTGGAATATCGGGTCAAATCTGTCAGACCAACACCTAAATCTTCTTTGAAAAATAGTCAATAG